A portion of the Wolbachia endosymbiont of Oedothorax gibbosus genome contains these proteins:
- the rsmD gene encoding 16S rRNA (guanine(966)-N(2))-methyltransferase RsmD, which produces MLRIIAGKYRGRKITTGKHLAARPTMSIVREAIFSILSSRKPIYNLNVLDLFCGSGSFSFEALSRGAKHAFMVDSDYHNLQLPKKTAEDFGITGDVTLICCSANCLPKPISKCNIVFIDPPYNSNLVESTLNGLAHSGWLSNDALIILEIRKNEGFECNKNFGVILERTYGIARIIFLSLLT; this is translated from the coding sequence ATGCTACGCATTATTGCAGGCAAATATCGCGGAAGAAAAATAACTACAGGCAAGCACTTAGCTGCACGACCAACTATGAGTATTGTTCGAGAAGCAATATTTAGTATACTTTCCTCAAGAAAACCTATTTATAACTTGAATGTACTTGATTTATTCTGCGGAAGTGGCTCTTTTTCATTTGAAGCACTTTCTCGCGGCGCTAAACATGCATTCATGGTAGATTCAGACTATCACAATTTGCAACTGCCTAAAAAAACAGCAGAAGATTTTGGAATTACAGGCGATGTCACGCTAATTTGTTGCAGTGCTAACTGCTTACCAAAACCTATTTCAAAGTGCAACATAGTTTTTATAGACCCACCTTATAATAGTAATTTAGTTGAATCAACGTTGAATGGATTAGCTCACTCAGGCTGGTTAAGCAATGATGCATTGATAATTCTAGAGATTAGGAAAAACGAAGGTTTTGAGTGCAATAAAAATTTTGGTGTAATTCTGGAACGTACTTACGGTATAGCAAGAATAATTTTTCTTTCTCTATTAACTTAA
- a CDS encoding COQ9 family protein, producing the protein MEEDEIKLIIDKLIRVIPFEGISDATLLKVCTDLNLANSFCKFQSGIYSVLENIAEDLNSSMEAELRNSNLENMKVRERVKLAIQIRLSNYTKLPNYRELLKNVLLFSVSPKNTYFSSKLLYRTVSAIWYGIHDQSTDFNYYTKRAILAGVYLSTILFFINDYSEDFADTLSFLDKRINNVMTFQKFKTRLKGIIGNFL; encoded by the coding sequence GTGGAAGAGGATGAAATAAAGTTAATAATAGATAAGCTAATTAGGGTTATTCCATTTGAAGGGATAAGCGATGCAACCCTATTAAAGGTGTGCACAGACCTTAATCTAGCTAATAGCTTTTGCAAATTCCAAAGTGGAATATATAGCGTTTTGGAGAACATAGCAGAGGACTTAAATAGCTCAATGGAAGCTGAACTAAGAAATTCTAATTTAGAAAACATGAAAGTGCGAGAGCGAGTAAAGTTAGCTATTCAAATACGCCTTTCAAACTACACTAAGCTACCGAATTATAGAGAACTTTTAAAAAATGTTTTGTTATTCTCTGTATCACCAAAAAATACATATTTCTCTAGTAAACTTTTATACAGAACTGTTAGCGCGATTTGGTATGGCATTCATGATCAATCAACAGATTTTAACTACTATACAAAAAGAGCAATATTAGCTGGAGTGTACTTAAGTACGATACTTTTTTTTATCAATGATTATTCAGAAGATTTTGCGGATACTTTATCGTTTCTTGACAAACGTATCAACAATGTCATGACATTTCAAAAATTCAAAACTCGCTTAAAAGGAATCATAGGAAATTTCTTATAG
- the murD gene encoding UDP-N-acetylmuramoyl-L-alanine--D-glutamate ligase: MVRISYLAVQLNKYKNQNVAVFGLGKTGLSAINALIKSGARIYAWDDHEEQIANAKMMYKKCNFIHPKGYNWHEISALVLSPGVPIELHWIVKLARSFDCKIKSDIELFLEAKTTNQKVIGVTGTNGKSTTTSLIGHILKSAGKKVAIGGNLGVSVLDLERDAEIYVIELSSFQLELMNEINVDIAVLLNITSDHIDRHGSMENYIATKLKLINGSEIAVIGCDNEITADIFNKFTGNKIPISASMSPSLSFQCPGTGKLENRSLSVSDMKINLISNAENIAAAYAVCKLLGVDSNTIINGIKSFSGLRHRNELLGKIRNVFFVNDSKATNAKSSEKALLSYENINWIVGGKSKEGGIESLSKHFTRIRKAFLIGESTEVFANVMENKVDFVKCCNLKNALKLAFEEAINSEEEVTILLSPACASFDQWKNFEERGEAFCRMFENLRYNHTCCLV, encoded by the coding sequence ATGGTTCGCATAAGTTATCTAGCAGTGCAACTAAACAAATATAAAAATCAAAACGTCGCGGTTTTTGGTCTTGGTAAAACTGGGTTATCCGCCATTAATGCTCTAATAAAGAGTGGTGCAAGAATATATGCATGGGATGATCATGAAGAGCAAATAGCAAACGCAAAAATGATGTATAAAAAATGTAATTTTATTCATCCCAAGGGATATAATTGGCATGAGATCAGTGCATTGGTTTTAAGCCCTGGAGTGCCAATAGAGCTGCATTGGATAGTAAAACTTGCAAGAAGCTTTGATTGCAAAATAAAATCAGACATTGAGCTATTTCTTGAAGCTAAAACTACAAACCAGAAGGTAATAGGTGTCACAGGAACAAATGGTAAATCAACCACTACATCACTAATAGGGCACATATTAAAATCTGCAGGGAAAAAAGTAGCTATTGGTGGAAATTTAGGCGTTTCTGTTTTGGATCTAGAAAGAGATGCAGAAATTTATGTAATCGAACTCTCCTCTTTTCAATTGGAGCTGATGAATGAAATCAATGTGGATATCGCAGTATTGCTCAACATTACATCAGATCACATAGATAGGCATGGAAGTATGGAGAACTACATAGCAACTAAATTAAAACTGATAAACGGTAGTGAGATTGCTGTGATAGGATGTGACAATGAGATTACCGCTGATATATTCAACAAATTCACTGGAAACAAAATTCCAATCTCAGCTTCAATGTCACCCTCTTTGTCATTCCAGTGCCCAGGCACTGGAAAACTAGAGAATCGTAGCTTATCAGTAAGTGACATGAAAATAAACCTAATATCCAACGCAGAAAACATAGCAGCCGCATATGCTGTATGTAAGCTACTTGGAGTAGATAGCAACACTATTATCAATGGAATCAAGTCCTTTTCAGGACTGAGGCATAGGAATGAACTGCTTGGCAAAATAAGAAATGTGTTTTTTGTAAACGATAGCAAAGCAACTAATGCCAAGTCGAGCGAAAAGGCGCTCTTATCTTATGAAAACATAAATTGGATCGTTGGTGGAAAAAGCAAAGAAGGTGGAATAGAATCATTAAGCAAGCATTTCACAAGGATTAGAAAAGCTTTTCTTATTGGGGAATCAACTGAAGTTTTTGCAAATGTTATGGAGAATAAAGTAGATTTTGTGAAATGTTGCAATTTGAAAAACGCACTTAAACTAGCTTTTGAAGAGGCCATAAATAGCGAAGAAGAAGTAACGATATTACTTTCTCCTGCGTGTGCTTCTTTTGATCAATGGAAAAATTTCGAGGAACGCGGCGAAGCATTTTGTAGAATGTTTGAAAATCTCAGGTACAATCACACATGTTGTTTAGTATAA
- a CDS encoding ClpXP protease specificity-enhancing factor SspB, protein MEQTDYKKLLNSVKFQVIKKALDVISGNGFTPHLEILFFTYFNGVTIPDYLKKSYPTQMLIILQHQFYDLKVSEDKFSVSLSFQGKQERITIPFFAISEFRDKISGDVLIFDKISIDSDKEYKSEKCTEKLSNGSIISIDQLRDK, encoded by the coding sequence ATGGAGCAAACAGATTACAAAAAATTGCTTAATTCTGTTAAGTTTCAAGTTATCAAAAAGGCTTTAGATGTTATATCAGGTAATGGTTTTACCCCTCACTTAGAAATATTATTTTTCACATATTTTAATGGTGTGACCATACCAGATTATTTGAAAAAGTCATACCCTACTCAAATGCTTATCATATTACAGCATCAATTCTATGATTTAAAAGTTTCTGAGGATAAATTTAGCGTTAGTTTGAGTTTTCAAGGAAAACAAGAGCGAATTACTATACCGTTTTTTGCTATTAGTGAGTTTCGTGATAAAATTTCAGGAGATGTTTTAATATTTGACAAAATCAGTATCGATTCTGATAAAGAATACAAAAGTGAAAAATGTACTGAAAAATTATCAAATGGTAGTATTATATCCATAGATCAACTGCGTGATAAATAG